The genomic interval TATAAAAAAAGCCTCAACAGGTACCTCGAGAAAACAAGCCAACTTCTTACCTGGTATGAAATAACTACCCAGGGCAACCATCTAACCAATCAGCTCCAGATATATTCTCTTGATACCCCAACCTTCGGTTCGAACAGTACTCATTACAATAACCTCATAAAAAAAATTGAGATTCTGATATCCACTACTGATATTACCGCATTACCTTTAAAAATAAGGTTTAATCTTCTCTTTCCACTTGCCCAATCCTACCTTTATACTTCCGATTATCACAATGCTTACAAGATATACTTACGTTTGTATGGAGAACTTATAAATGAATATCGCACAAAGAATCTGCATGACCAATTTATTAGTAGCCTGCTTGGACTTATTTACACAGGAGGTGCCATTGGCAGATCAGATATGGTTTTAATTGCTGTAGAAAAACTAAAAATGGTTCCTGAAATCAACCCACACATTGCATTCCGGAAGAAGGAGAGCCTGGTTTTTTATCCTTTGATTAATTGCGCAATAAGCGGGGATTTTTATAATGGTCTAACAGCCATTGAAATTATGAATACGTTTCTGGACAATGCCACTAAAAAAGTAAACAGTGTGCAATACATCTATGCCTATTATTATTCTGCGTATATCTTTATGGGAAACGATAATCGCGTGCAGGCATTGAAATACCTCAGAAAAATTGATGCTTTCCAGAATAAAGAATTATTGCCTAACCTGAGGCTTGCAATTAAGATAATGGAAATTGTAATATTTTTTGATCAGTTGAAATATGATCTGGTCGAATCCCGTATAAAAAGTCTGCAACGCTATTTACAGAAAGATGAAAACGTTAAGCCATTCCTCAAAAAGTTTGTGAGCTATTTCCAGAAGTTGGTTGTTCAGGATCCGGATTCGATTGTAATTCAGGATCTTTACAAAAGATACTTAAGGGAGTTGCAAGATCTGGAATTGAAGGAGCAAATCGTATTACTTATCCATTTTGATTTGATCTCATGGCTACAGAGTAAGACTGAAGGATGCACTTTTGGAGAAAAACTCAAGGTAAACTCTCAACGCCTGTTCATTGAGAGTCAATTTGCACAGGAAAAGTAAACAGTGCAAAAAGAAACGTGGATATCAGCTTAACGCAAAACAAGCAAGCGGGAAGAATAGAATGAATCCTCGTTCCACGCTTTTATAACATAAACACCATCATCAACACCAAGAAGGGATAATGAAGTGGACTGAGAGCTTTGATTTTTGTAAGAACGTATCAGCCGGCCATTTAGATCATACAGGCTTACATTGAATTCAGTTTCGTCTGATCCCAATGATATGCTAAAGAAATCAATTGCGGGATTTGGGAAAGCAATAAACCCTTTTTTCTCAGAATCTGCAATATTATCATATCCTACTGTACAAGCAGTAGCATTTAATCCATAAGATGACAGGAGGCTTTCCAATTCAGAAACTGAAGGTGGATAAATATACTGTTCCACAATTGTATGATCAGGTGCAATTAAAATCACAGAGATAAAAGATTGAATCTGATAGGCCTCATTGATTTCATTACCATAACCCTCGATTCCACTTATAGAAGGAAAATTATAACCATTTTGCTGATGATACTCCAGCAACTGCATATTGGTAGCACCCCAGTTAACTCCAATCACGATGAGATCACCATTGTTGCAACCATATTGTTCATAAATGATGCTCACATGCGGATTATATGTTGAGCACGACCCACAATTCATGGTCGAAAAACTGAGCAAAACATGTTTCCCGCTATTAAGGTAATTGAATAAATTATGCGAAGAACCATTAAAATCCTTCGCATCAATTTGAACTGCATTTAAAAGGGGCGTTTGCGAAACTCCTGTAAATGCAATGCTCAGCAATAAAAGCGAGTATAAAATTTTTTTCATGAGCTGAAATATAATTGCAAATATATAGAAATTAACATCTTTTAAGCCGAATAGTTCGTCTGTAGATTTGCAATTATTGCAACAGGCAGAAGACTGTTTTCCGCCGAAGCGAATATGACCCCTAGCGAGCTATTCTTTTAAAAATTCTTTGATTTTTTCAATGATAAATTCTCGACCTATCCCAGTCTTAAAATGCTTTTCCCTTTTCATAGCATCTGATTTGGTCTGAAAAGTTTCGAAATAGGCTATATGCCATGGACTATATCTTTTTGACCAATCTTTACTTGATAGTTCATTGTGGCTAAGCAATCGCTGCTCAAGGTTACTGGTTTAGCCGGTATAGGTTTTATCGAACTTTTTTGAGAATAAAATGTAAACGTAGAACATGATGAAGAAGTTAGCTATCATTACGTAAAAAGGCCGAGATTCATATCTCAGCCTTTTGAAGTAGCGGGGACCGGATTCGAACCGATGACCTTTGGGTTATGAGCCCAACGAGCTACCTCTGCTCCACCCCGCAATATATTTTTAATCTTTTAAAGAACTTTCATTTGTTATTCGAACCGATGTCCGCCGCGGCGGATATGAGCCCAACGATTCGCCGCGGCGAATCCACCCCGCAATATATTATCTTTCAATGAAGTTCTTTAACTTACTCGTTTTTCAAACGGACTGCAAAGGTAATTTTTGTTTCTTTGCCAACCAAATTTATTATTAAAATAATGGGGCATAAAGCTGGATTCGTAAGCATCATCGGTAAACCCAATGTGGGTAAATCAACGCTCATGAACGCCATGATCGGTGAAAAACTTTCCATCATCACTCCCAAGGCGCAAACTACACGTCACCGGATAAGAGGAATTATAAGTGACGATGATTTTCAGATTGTTTTCTCTGATACACCCGGTCTTTTACAATCTCATTATAAATTGCATGATGCTATGATGGATTTTGTGAACCAGTCGCTTGAAGATGCTGACCTGGTTCTGTTCATGGCCGAAATGCACGAAAAGCCCGAAACGAATGATTTTGTTGAGATTGTAAAAAATCTTAAAACACCCGTTATTGTTGTGATCAACAAAGCTGATCTTGCAAAAGATAATGAGTTAGTTGTTGTCGAAAAGTTGTGGAGCGAAGCTATCCCAACAGCACAGCTTATTTTGGTTTCGGCACTTCAGGGTCTGAACCTTGGTAAACTGATGCAAACAATAATTGATCAGCTTCCGGAAAGCCCGCCTTTTTTCCCAAAAGAAGAGATAACCGATCGTAACCTGCGTTTCTGGGTAGCTGAAACTATTCGTGAGAAAATATTTATGAATTATCGCAAGGAAATTCCTTATTCAACCACTGTAGTTGTCGAAAGTTATAAAGAAGAAGATAGCATTGACCGCATTAAGGCATTGATTTTTGTGGAACGCGAAACCCAAAAAGCAATCTTGCTGGGCCACCAGGGAAAATCAATTAAAAAGGTTGGAATAGAAGCCCGTAAGGAAATCGAAGAGTTTCTAAATAAGCAAGTTTACCTTGAATTAACCATAAAAGTCAGTAAAGATTGGCGCAACAACCCTGAGATGCTCAAGCGTTATGGCTACGAATAATCTCATCGAATGCTTTATTTTCCATCTTCAACCATAACCGGCATCCTATTATGCGGGCTGCCAAATAATTATCAGATTCTGCTTGATGTTCTAAAAAGAACTATTTTTGTCACTCATTATAATTGCTTAACATACAAAAGTTTTAAAACCAATGTTTTGCAACTGAACATACCGAATTTTTTTATGAACAATTATTAACTAACAGGAGGAATAAAAATGGAAAACGATGAAATGATGGCTTTGGGAATGATTGAATCCCGGGGCTTCACTGCCATGGTCGAAGCATCCGACGCAATGCTAAAAGCAGCAAATGTTGAGCTTGTAGGGTAT from Bacteroidales bacterium carries:
- the era gene encoding GTPase Era, whose amino-acid sequence is MGHKAGFVSIIGKPNVGKSTLMNAMIGEKLSIITPKAQTTRHRIRGIISDDDFQIVFSDTPGLLQSHYKLHDAMMDFVNQSLEDADLVLFMAEMHEKPETNDFVEIVKNLKTPVIVVINKADLAKDNELVVVEKLWSEAIPTAQLILVSALQGLNLGKLMQTIIDQLPESPPFFPKEEITDRNLRFWVAETIREKIFMNYRKEIPYSTTVVVESYKEEDSIDRIKALIFVERETQKAILLGHQGKSIKKVGIEARKEIEEFLNKQVYLELTIKVSKDWRNNPEMLKRYGYE
- a CDS encoding T9SS type A sorting domain-containing protein, which produces MKKILYSLLLLSIAFTGVSQTPLLNAVQIDAKDFNGSSHNLFNYLNSGKHVLLSFSTMNCGSCSTYNPHVSIIYEQYGCNNGDLIVIGVNWGATNMQLLEYHQQNGYNFPSISGIEGYGNEINEAYQIQSFISVILIAPDHTIVEQYIYPPSVSELESLLSSYGLNATACTVGYDNIADSEKKGFIAFPNPAIDFFSISLGSDETEFNVSLYDLNGRLIRSYKNQSSQSTSLSLLGVDDGVYVIKAWNEDSFYSSRLLVLR